The Pongo abelii isolate AG06213 chromosome 23, NHGRI_mPonAbe1-v2.0_pri, whole genome shotgun sequence nucleotide sequence TCCATAATGCGTGTTATGAATTGTGTGCTTTGAAAAACACTGTCACTTCTGATGAAGTTCGGTGCCCCTTCGAGCCTGGGGCTCCACTCCAAGCTGGGCCCTGCTGGCTATGTGCCTCCTGCCTCCCATACCAGGCCCCTTGGCTGGCCTGTCCCTGGTGAGACcctggctcttgcctgtaatcctaacactttgggaggctgaggcaagatgattgcttgagcccaggagttcaagaccagcttgggcaacatagcgagacctcgtctctacaaatagttttttttttttaatttgccatgtgtggtggtgcatccctgtggtcccagctacttggaaggctgaggcagaaggatcacttaagcctgggtggttgaggctgcatgagccgtgatggcaccactgcattctagcctgggcaacagagcaaaactccatctcaaaaaaaatagggAGGGGTCCTAGTGAGACCCTGGTACCCACACCGTCCCTGTCTTCCTCTTCAGATGGCCATGCTGACTGTCATAGAGCGGCCGGTACCTCCAACACCAGCTACCCCTGAGGACGCTGCCCCGCTCTGGGGCCCCCCTCCTGCCCAGGGCAGCCCCGGAGATGGAGGCCTCCAGGGTGAGTGTCAGACTCAGACTCCCCTGTGGGAATGAGCAGTGGGTTGGGAATGGGAGAAGTGGGATTCTGGTCCCCACCCTGTCGCTGACTCCCAGCTTAACCCTCTAGTGGGCCTCAGTCTTCCCATTTCCCGTTTCTTAGACCCGCCTAAGAGGACCGTCTCCTGGGACTCCTGAATGCTGCAGTCCCTGGAGACCAAGCAGCCCCAGCAGACCCTGCCTGGAGGTCGGGGGGAGCTGGGAGTGGGGATTCTGGATGAGCCTCCCTCCTCCAGGCCCAGCGGGGACACTGACCTCTGCCTACCCCCCCACCCCAGGGCTGCCAGGAGCCATAGAGAGTGTGAGGGTCCCGCTGCTTCCCCGAAATGGTAGGTGCTGGTTGGGGGGCTGGGGCCGGGGTGGGGGTCAAGAGCAGATATGGAGCTGCCAGTCTGATATGCTTTACCCCCCAGACCAAGTCGGTGCTCGGGGGCTGCCCGGGCCCACCAGCCCCAAGGGAGATGCCAGCAGCCGGGGCCCAATGGGGATGAGAGGCCCACCAGGTGAGTGCCCGCAATGCTGCCCCACAGCTCCTCTGGCCATCCCCCCCACCAGGTGGGCCCTTCCCTGCTCCTGACATGGCCAGGATGACCTGGGCCCTTTCATCTACTTGCCTCTTCACTCAACACCCCACCAGGGAGGGCCCTGCCCACGCCTGGGCTCCATGAAATCCTCTCTTATGTTCACTGACCCACATTCCCTGGGCACCTACATTTAGCAGGCTCTGAGCTGGGCACTGGGTGGGGTCAGACATGTCCCTGCCCTTCTGGAGCTTCCATACTGCTGGGAGCAGGGCTGGGCAGAGGAGAAGCAGCAGTGTTTGCCCCATATGACCAGGGTTTCTATGAGGGGTTTTGGGGGTTTGGGAGCCCCAAGGAAGGAAGACTCAGCCTGGACGAGGTGGAGGACTGGGCGCTGTGCTCATCCCCCTGTTAGACTACCAGGTAGCCTAGGCCTGTGGACTCCGGGGCCCTCTCTCGTGCCCACTGCTCCAGGCTGCCCTGTCCTGTCGCTCAAGGCCACCCTGGGCCTCCTTGCCTCCTGTATACCCACAAATCCATGTGATTCCCTTGCAGGTCCACAGGGCCCCCCAGGGAGCCCTGGCCGGGCTGGAGCTGTGGGCACCCCTGGAGAGAGGGGACCTCCTGGGCCACCAGGGCCTCCTGGTCCCCCTGGGCCCCCAGCCCCTGTTGGGCCACCCCATGCCCGGATCTCCCAGCATGGTGAGTCCCCCGGGatcccagcaggtggaggtgggggtggagtaGCCATCAGCACAGTGCCCACTACCATCTGCCAGGTGCCTTCTGTGTGCCAGCCCTGCTCATGGTAGGCCACATGTGACCCAGTCCTCCAGCAGGCGCCGTTGTCCTGTGGTTACAGATGAGGAACACTGAGGACCAGAGAAGGAAGGTGGCTTGCCAGGGTCCCACAGCCTGGGTGTAGGGGAACAGCTTCAAACCCAGGCTGCCTCCAGAACCTGTGCTTAGAGCCACCGGGCATCAGGCCCTCCCGAGCCTTGGAACTGGCTGGAATCCAGTTCTCAGAGCACTGGGACGCAAAAGACCCGGCAGCAGGAAGCGAGCCCTGAACTCCCAAGGCCACAGGCCTGGCCCCTCCTCCAGGCCCCGACGTGCATCCTTGGCTTCTTCCCTTTGGCAGCCCAGCCTGACCTGCCCATGGGCTGCCAGGGGTCAGAGTGTGGAGCGCCAGGTTTCAGCCTCTTCTCCACCATGTTTTTGGTGCACAACCCAGCACACCATTCATTCTGCCATCCCAGCATTCATTCCATCTCACTGTCCATACGATGGGGACAATGACAGTGCCAGCCTCCCAGAGCTGCGTAACACCCATGTACagaagcctggcacacagtaagtggtGGATAAATGGTATCTTTTATTGTCATTCCCATTTGACAGGTGACAGTACAGGCTCTGAAAAGTAGAGAGTGTTGCTGGATGTCACCAGCTAGATTGCAGTGGGGTTAGAACCCACATCTCCCTGCCTCCTGGTCTTGCGGGACCAACACTCTCCACACTCCTCACCCTGGAGCAGGTGCCCAGGTGGTACCAGCCATGCTGCAGGCTGCCCCATAGGGCAGTCCAAGCTGTCTTGGCAGAGGTGGCAGGTGAAGACTAACCACCCCGTTCTACCCAGCTCTACTCACTCATCATCTTTGCTCACCCAGGAGACCCATTGCTATCCAACACCTTCACTGAAACCAACAACCACTGGCCCCAGGGACCCACTGGGCCTCCAGGCCCTCCAGGGCCCATGGGTAAGTTGAGTCCAGGCCAGGGGTAAAGGGTGAAGTTGGTAGATGGCAGAGGGAATAGGGTTTGTGGCTATCAGGAGGGAGCTGATGGGGCACTTCCTGAGATTGTACTTTGTTCCGACCCTTAGGACATCCTGTCTTTTTCCAGGTCCCCCTGGGCCTCCTGGCCCCACAGGTGTCCCTGGGAGTCCTGGACACATAGTGAGTAGTTCTCCTTGTACTCTCACCCATGTGTCTGTCCATCTTTCCATTTATCCATACATCCATATATCTGTCCATCATCCACCCTtgtatccatctatccatccatccattcatccttccattcattcattcaacaagtatttattgagcacttaatatgCAAACTACCTTCCATAAATCTTATTCAATCCAAGTAATGAGAACCATGTATGGTTATCACCTAAGACCAAGAAAAGTGGAGATTCTTGTGCCAGCACATGGCAATGAGCTGTGGTGGGACTGTCTGACTCCAGGATCAGATCTTTTAACACTGAGCTGTGTGAACTGACTGCTGTGTGCTGGGTGTATGGTGAAGAACCCAGAGGCCCAGACCAAGCTTGAGCACCCTCCCCAACACCTCTGTTCCCAAGCCCCTGCCCACTCCATCCTGCCCCAACACAAGGCTGAGGCCCTGTCTTGTTGCTCAGGGACCCCCAGGCCCCACTGGACCCAAAGGAATCTCTGGCCACCCAGGAGAGAAGGGCGAGAGAGTGAGTACCCAGGTGGCCCCAGGTGGGGGAATTCTGGGGAGTCCTGAGGGCGCCAGGTCAGAGTCCTCAACAGCTGACGCCATTCGTCTCCTCCCTCCTACACAGGGACTGCGTGGGGAGCCTGGCCCCCAAGGCTCTGCTGGGCAGCGGGTAAGTGTTGCTGTCTGTCCTGCAATCATCCCTGCAGGATCCCATAGTCCCAGATTCCTCCTGTGACTCCATCCCCTGCAACCAGAGCTTCTGACCCTCCCTGTCTTGTCATTTATTCTCAGATGCTCCCTGTCTCTAAGACTCATTGTCCTCTGGATCAggctgcctctgtctctctcactctggcTCTCTGTTTCACTGTATCTCTCTCTTTCCCGTATGTCTGTCTCTTTGACTCTGTATTTCATTTACACTCTATCTCTCCAATTCTGATTGTAGATCTGttcatttctctctttaattTCATCAATTTTGCTTTACGTATTTTGAGTCTTTGTTATTAGATGCATTCACATTTAGTATTTTAATGTCTCCTTGGTCATTTTATCTTTATGAAATTAATATCTTTATCTCTGATAATACTTGTCTTGAATCTACTTTGTGTGCTTTTAATAGCACACCAGCTTTCTTATGCTTGGCATTTGCatgttatatctttttttatcctttttttttttcaacctgtaactttatatttaaagtgcatcatgactgggtgtggtggctcacacctgtaatcccagcactttgggaggctgaggaaggtggatcgtttgagctcaggagttcaagaccagcttgggcaacatgacaaaactctgtctttatataaaaatatgtatataaattttattaaatgtaagaaagtgtgggctgggcacggtggcttacgcctgtaatcccagcactttggggggctgagacgggtggatcacctgaggtcagaagttcaagaccagcctggtcaacatggtgaaaccccgtctctactaaatatacaaaaattagctgtcatggtggcgggcacctgtaatctcagctactcgggaggctgaggcaggagaattgcttgaacccaggaggcagaggttgcagtgagctgagatcacaccattgcactccagcctgggcaataagagagagatttcatctcaaaaaaaaaaaaaaaagtgcatcatATGACTTGGGTCTTGCTGTTTAAAAACAGTTTGACTGTTtagttaatttatatttaatgataTGTATCATTGATTAATTAATATGGTtctgttcagccatcttgctgtTTATGTTCTATTTATTCCttctgttttgtgtttcttttttcccttttcttttcttgtcttcttttggaTTGAGtactttttatgatttcttttttcttttttagagacagggtttccctatgtgcctaggctgaactcaaactcctgggcacataGTGAATGAAGTgtcttaagtgatcttcctgcctcagcctcccaagtatctgggactacaggtgtgcaccattgtGCCTGACTTAAAAtcttctctttctaaaattaattttctttgtagaattaaagctattcttgctttcttttgtttagaGTTAGCATGctatatctttctccatcccttgacttctttttttttttttttttttgatacaaggtctttctctgtcactcaggttggagtgcagtggtgcaatcatagctcactgtagcctcaacctccctggctcaggcaatcctcacacctcagcctcctgagtagctgggaccacaggcatgtaccaccatgcccagttaacttccattcctttacatttaatCTGTTTTGTGGTTATATTTAAAGtcagtttcttgtagacaacatacgGTTAGGTCTTATTTTTTGGTCCATTCTAACAATCCTCATCTTTTAATTGCTGTATTTAGGCCAttgacatttaaagtgattattgaggCCCAGcatagtggcccacacctgtaattccagcacttcaggaggccaaggcaggaggatcacttgaaatcagaagtttgaggctagagtgggcaacaaaatgagacctttttctgtaaaacaaatttaaaaattggctggatgtggtagtgtgcacctgtagattcagctacctgagaggctgagctggggggattgcttgagcccaggagttgaaggtgACAGTTATAATTGctttactgcattccagcctgagtgacagaaccagaccttgcctctaaaaaataactaaatagtctgtgcacagtggctcacacctataatcccggcactttgggaggtggaggcaggtggaccacctgaggtcaggagttcgagaccagcctggccaacatggtgaaaccccgtctctactaaaaacacaaaaattagccaggtatgatggcgcactcctgtaatcccagctactcaggaggctgaggcaggagaatcgcttgaacctgggaggcggaggttgcagtgggccaagattgtgccactgcactccagcctgggcgacagagtgaggctccatctcagaaaaatcatcaatcaataaaataaaaaataactaaataaatgaagtgtTATTTATATAGTTGGGTTAACAGCTACCatattactattttctttctttttttcttttttttattttttgaggcagagtctttctctgtcgcccaggctggagtctagtggctcgatctcggctcactgcaagctccatctcccaggttcaagcaattctcctgcctcagcctcccaagtagctgggactccaggtgcccgccaccacacctggctaagttttgtatttttagtagagatggggtttcaccatcttgactagactggtcttgaactcctaactttgtgatccaccggcctcggccttccaaagtgctggaattacaggtgtgagccaccgcgcccggctactattttctgtttgttttccttgttctttgttcctatttttgtctgccagactttttctgccttttttttttttttggctttatttatttatttatttatttatttatttatttatttacttatttcttttgagacggagtcttgctgtgtcacccaggctgtagtgcagtggtgcgatctctgctactgcaacctctgcctcccgggttcaagcaattctctgcctcagcctactgaatagctgggactacaggcacccgctacccttcctggctaaattttgtatttttagtagagacagggtttcaccatgttgaccagactgtctcgaactcctgacctcaggtgatccacccacctcggcctcccagagtactggggttacaggcataagccaccatgcccggccatgctcctcttttctttatgtaaaatctgagtttctggccgggtgcagtagctcacacctataatcccagcactttgggaggccgaggcgggcagatcatgaggtcaggagatggagaccatcctggtgaacactgtgaaaccccgtctctactaaaaatacaaaaaaaaagtagctgggagtggtggcaggcgcctgtagtcccagctacttggaaggctgaggcagga carries:
- the EMID1 gene encoding EMI domain-containing protein 1 isoform X5 codes for the protein MGGPRAWALLCLGLLLPGGGAAWSIGAAPFSGRRNWCSYVVTRTISCHVQNGTYLQRVLQNCPWPMSCPGSSYRTVVRPTYKVMYKIVTAREWRCCPGHSGVSCEEVAGSSGSLEPMWSGSTMRRMALRPTAFSGCLNCSKVSELTERLKVLEAKMAMLTVIERPVPPTPATPEDAAPLWGPPPAQGSPGDGGLQGPAGTLTSAYPPTPGLPGAIESVRVPLLPRNDQVGARGLPGPTSPKGDASSRGPMGMRGPPGPQGPPGSPGRAGAVGTPGERGPPGPPGPPGPPGPPAPVGPPHARISQHGDPLLSNTFTETNNHWPQGPTGPPGPPGPMGPPGPPGPTGVPGSPGHIGPPGPTGPKGISGHPGEKGERGLRGEPGPQGSAGQRGEPGPKGDPGEKSHWSQSWGLGQALPAQAPPASFGARGADMQPTTGSWPPGAGTREAEGGGGP
- the EMID1 gene encoding EMI domain-containing protein 1 isoform X6, which codes for MGGPRAWALLCLGLLLPGGGAAWSIGAAPFSGRRNWCSYVVTRTISCHVQNGTYLQRVLQNCPWPMSCPGSSYRTVVRPTYKVMYKIVTAREWRCCPGHSGVSCEEVAGSSGSLEPMWSGSTMRRMALRPTAFSGCLNCSKVSELTERLKVLEAKMAMLTVIERPVPPTPATPEDAAPLWGPPPAQGSPGDGGLQGPAGTLTSAYPPTPGLPGAIESVRVPLLPRNDQVGARGLPGPTSPKGDASSRGPMGMRGPPGPQGPPGSPGRAGAVGTPGERGPPGPPGPPGPPGPPAPVGPPHARISQHGDPLLSNTFTETNNHWPQGPTGPPGPPGPMGPPGPPGPTGVPGSPGHIGPPGPTGPKGISGHPGEKGERGLRGEPGPQGSAGQRGEPGPKGDPGEKSHWGEGLHQLREALKILAERVLILETMIGLYGS